A genomic stretch from Lysobacter soyae includes:
- a CDS encoding GNAT family N-acetyltransferase, with translation MRAKPLPFELRPLAAHDGDALLRALKQVPHDNPTFFQGLQSGMGLYDYLEWIAVRKSGTRLRAHEVPTTLLFAFFGSELIGRYSLRHRLTPALEAYAGHVGYAVLPAYRRMGVASAMLRHAADRATRELGIAELIVTCDEDNLASQAVIESCGGRFIGTYTGPWSARTKKRYRLSD, from the coding sequence ATGCGCGCAAAACCGCTGCCATTCGAACTTCGCCCGCTGGCGGCCCACGACGGCGACGCATTGTTGCGCGCGTTGAAACAAGTGCCACACGACAACCCGACATTCTTCCAGGGCCTGCAGTCCGGAATGGGCCTGTACGACTATCTCGAGTGGATCGCAGTGCGAAAGTCCGGCACAAGATTGCGCGCCCATGAAGTACCGACGACCCTGCTGTTTGCTTTCTTTGGCAGTGAGTTGATCGGTCGGTACAGTCTGCGCCATCGGCTCACGCCGGCCCTCGAAGCCTATGCCGGCCACGTGGGCTATGCCGTGTTGCCCGCATACCGCCGCATGGGCGTGGCATCGGCCATGTTGCGACATGCCGCAGACCGTGCCACACGCGAGCTCGGCATCGCCGAATTGATCGTCACCTGCGACGAAGACAACCTCGCCTCCCAAGCAGTGATTGAAAGCTGCGGCGGACGTTTCATCGGGACGTACACAGGGCCATGGTCGGCGCGC
- a CDS encoding GGDEF domain-containing protein: MKRHASLPYVSMLVLLVCITALDYFTGAEYSSFTFYLLPIAIAAWYTNKNITTAMVLISAVCWLVCQQLTGKEYQSLLAPYWNVMLRLITFALVANLILTVRNSLDALTAIAMRDGLTQLNNARAFRSKYDIVRALAVRRRSPLAVAVIDLDGFKQVNDSKGHAVGDDVLCKFAWLLNDASRSSDIVARMGGDEFMVILADASEASARAYDARVRKAFDASGLKEAYGIDFSMGVVSYAVPPQDIARATQAADALMYTAKHDGKAHTAFEHVANLAAA, translated from the coding sequence ATGAAACGGCATGCATCACTGCCCTATGTGTCGATGTTGGTACTGCTTGTCTGCATCACCGCACTCGACTATTTCACCGGCGCCGAGTATTCGAGTTTCACGTTTTACCTGCTGCCGATCGCCATCGCTGCTTGGTATACGAACAAGAACATCACCACGGCCATGGTGCTGATTTCCGCCGTGTGTTGGTTGGTCTGCCAACAACTGACCGGCAAGGAATACCAAAGCCTGCTTGCGCCGTATTGGAACGTGATGCTGCGCTTGATTACGTTCGCATTGGTGGCGAACCTTATCCTCACGGTGCGCAACTCCTTGGATGCGCTGACCGCCATCGCCATGCGCGATGGCCTGACCCAACTCAATAACGCCCGAGCATTCCGCAGCAAGTACGACATTGTGCGTGCTTTGGCCGTGAGAAGGCGCAGCCCCTTGGCCGTGGCGGTGATCGATTTGGACGGCTTCAAGCAAGTGAACGATTCGAAGGGGCACGCGGTGGGCGATGACGTGCTGTGCAAGTTCGCTTGGTTGTTGAATGATGCTTCGCGCTCGTCGGATATCGTGGCGCGCATGGGCGGTGATGAGTTCATGGTGATCCTGGCCGATGCCAGCGAAGCTTCCGCGCGCGCTTACGATGCCCGTGTCCGCAAGGCATTTGACGCAAGCGGCCTGAAGGAGGCCTACGGGATCGACTTCAGCATGGGCGTGGTCTCCTACGCGGTGCCGCCACAGGACATCGCACGCGCCACCCAAGCAGCCGACGCGCTCATGTATACCGCCAAACACGACGGCAAGGCGCACACAGCTTTCGAGCACGTCGCGAATCTGGCGGCCGCCTGA
- a CDS encoding M48 family metallopeptidase has translation MFSRLLRVHPDKVQRTEASYAFKDGRAFEVRFTHHARARRLRLSVGDEGVRVTVPPRVSERTVDQFILSHLDWIREHLDKMPAPDRAPVQLFETTHLPLRGEHLSIAWRHGKTDKVWREHATVHVQVRGDATQGPASATLKRAFRDFYLNEARADVGRWLPALAEATGHSPVRISYKIMRTQWGSMSSRGVMALELSLVLGRPDAFRYVLVHELCHMRHHDHSPAFWREVEKHFPEWQDERAFLHTHGRGMKAALKAFIA, from the coding sequence ATGTTCAGTCGCCTGCTTCGCGTACATCCGGACAAGGTGCAGCGCACCGAGGCCAGCTACGCGTTTAAAGACGGGCGTGCCTTTGAAGTGCGATTCACTCACCACGCGCGCGCACGTCGCCTGCGACTCAGCGTCGGCGATGAAGGCGTTCGGGTCACCGTGCCGCCGCGCGTCTCCGAACGTACGGTGGATCAGTTCATCCTCTCCCATCTGGATTGGATCCGAGAGCATTTGGACAAGATGCCGGCGCCGGACAGGGCCCCAGTGCAACTATTCGAAACCACGCACCTGCCTTTGCGTGGCGAACACCTCTCCATTGCATGGCGGCACGGCAAGACCGACAAGGTTTGGCGTGAACACGCGACGGTGCACGTACAGGTTCGAGGGGACGCAACGCAGGGCCCTGCCTCGGCCACGCTCAAACGTGCCTTCCGAGATTTCTATTTGAACGAAGCGCGCGCCGATGTCGGGCGCTGGTTGCCAGCACTGGCAGAGGCCACGGGCCACTCCCCCGTGCGGATCAGCTACAAAATCATGCGCACGCAATGGGGCTCGATGAGCAGTCGCGGGGTCATGGCCTTGGAGTTGTCGCTGGTATTGGGGCGCCCCGACGCGTTCCGCTACGTGCTGGTGCATGAGCTTTGCCATATGCGCCATCACGATCACTCTCCTGCTTTTTGGCGCGAAGTGGAAAAGCATTTCCCCGAATGGCAGGACGAACGGGCGTTCCTTCACACCCATGGCCGTGGCATGAAGGCCGCACTCAAAGCCTTCATCGCCTGA
- a CDS encoding recombination-associated protein RdgC, with protein MIFRNITLYSFPAHIKFDAFDTALQEAALKPVGPQDVASQGFVSPFGVAADEADGLSHRIDDAIWITVGSEERLLPSAVVNDQLQKKLAEFEAAQGRRPGGKLRTQMKQDLINELLPRAFIRPSRVDALIDLKLKVIAVDTTSRKVAESVVSLVRKALGSFPALPIAGDNAPRGVLTAWIAGETLPEGLGLGDEAELRDPADQGAIVKVQRMELEGEEIDTHLATGKQTARLALTLDDHMRFVLGDDLIVRKFKLLEGAVSELESSERDDIRAEMDARFALMSGEFRRFYQVMQQAFALHTDDAPH; from the coding sequence ATGATTTTTCGCAATATCACGCTGTACAGCTTTCCCGCCCACATCAAATTCGACGCATTCGACACCGCCCTGCAAGAAGCCGCATTGAAGCCGGTAGGCCCGCAAGACGTGGCCTCACAAGGCTTTGTATCGCCGTTCGGCGTGGCCGCGGATGAAGCCGATGGCTTGTCGCATCGCATTGATGACGCCATTTGGATCACGGTCGGAAGCGAAGAGCGCTTGCTGCCTTCGGCCGTGGTGAATGATCAATTGCAGAAGAAGTTAGCCGAGTTCGAAGCGGCGCAGGGACGGCGTCCGGGCGGCAAATTGCGCACGCAGATGAAGCAGGATCTGATCAACGAATTGCTGCCGCGTGCCTTCATCCGCCCCTCGCGCGTCGACGCCTTGATCGATTTGAAATTGAAAGTGATCGCCGTCGACACTACGTCCCGAAAAGTGGCGGAGAGCGTCGTGTCTTTGGTTCGCAAGGCCTTGGGCAGTTTTCCGGCTTTGCCGATTGCCGGAGACAACGCGCCGCGTGGTGTGCTGACGGCATGGATTGCCGGCGAGACTTTGCCGGAGGGCTTGGGCCTTGGGGACGAAGCCGAACTGCGCGACCCCGCCGACCAAGGCGCCATTGTCAAAGTGCAGCGCATGGAACTGGAAGGCGAAGAAATCGACACGCATCTCGCCACCGGCAAGCAAACCGCACGATTGGCCCTAACGTTGGACGATCACATGCGCTTTGTGCTCGGTGATGACTTGATCGTGCGCAAATTCAAACTGCTGGAAGGCGCGGTCTCGGAATTGGAAAGCTCCGAGCGCGACGACATCCGCGCGGAAATGGATGCCCGCTTCGCGCTGATGTCGGGCGAGTTCCGTCGCTTTTATCAGGTCATGCAACAGGCGTTCGCACTGCACACGGACGACGCGCCGCACTGA
- the ttcA gene encoding tRNA 2-thiocytidine(32) synthetase TtcA, which yields MSSIPLHLLDTRSKPEKREADKVAKRLRHQVGRAIADFGMIEEGDKVMVCLSGGKDSYTLLDILLQLQKKAPVSFSITAVNLDQKQPGFPEHVLPEYLRSIGVDFHIIEQDTYSVVSRVIPEGKTMCSLCSRLRRGSLYTYAEQHGFTKIALGHHRDDMVNTFFLNLFFHAKLSGMPPKLLSDDGKHVVIRPLAYVRESDIEIHAEAKQFPIIPCNLCGSQENLQRVQVKKMLQEWERNSPGRIETMARALGDIRPSQLADTHLFDFANLGRAEPGDLPDAHAWLASEGTSE from the coding sequence ATGAGCAGCATACCCCTTCACCTCCTCGATACGCGATCCAAGCCGGAAAAGCGCGAAGCTGACAAGGTTGCCAAACGCCTGCGCCATCAGGTCGGTCGTGCCATTGCCGATTTCGGCATGATCGAAGAAGGCGACAAAGTCATGGTCTGCCTGTCCGGCGGCAAGGACAGCTACACGCTGCTCGACATCTTGCTTCAACTGCAAAAGAAAGCGCCGGTGTCGTTCTCGATCACCGCTGTCAATCTGGACCAAAAGCAACCGGGCTTTCCCGAACACGTGTTGCCCGAATACCTGCGTTCGATCGGTGTGGATTTTCACATCATTGAGCAAGACACCTATTCGGTGGTCAGCCGGGTGATCCCAGAAGGCAAGACCATGTGCTCGCTGTGTTCGCGCCTGCGTCGCGGCTCCCTGTACACCTATGCCGAGCAACACGGCTTCACCAAGATCGCGTTAGGGCACCATCGGGACGACATGGTGAACACGTTCTTCCTGAACCTGTTCTTCCACGCAAAACTCTCGGGCATGCCACCGAAGCTGTTGAGTGACGACGGCAAACATGTCGTGATCCGCCCGCTTGCTTATGTGCGGGAAAGCGATATCGAGATTCACGCCGAAGCCAAACAGTTCCCGATCATTCCCTGCAATTTGTGCGGCTCGCAAGAAAATTTGCAGCGCGTGCAAGTTAAGAAAATGCTGCAGGAATGGGAACGCAACAGCCCCGGCCGCATCGAGACCATGGCGCGTGCCCTGGGCGACATCCGGCCGTCGCAATTGGCCGACACCCACCTATTTGATTTCGCAAACCTGGGGCGCGCAGAGCCGGGGGATTTACCCGATGCGCATGCCTGGCTTGCCAGTGAAGGCACTTCCGAATGA
- a CDS encoding YdcH family protein: MSVLPPDEVSYRLAQLRLQHRDLDVAIQRLQEDIRSDEMSLKRLKKRKLHLKDCIAILESALIPDQPA, translated from the coding sequence ATGAGCGTGTTGCCACCGGATGAAGTGTCCTATCGGCTGGCGCAACTGCGGTTGCAACACCGCGATCTGGACGTCGCCATCCAGCGATTGCAAGAAGACATTCGTTCCGACGAGATGTCGTTGAAGCGCCTGAAGAAGCGCAAACTTCATTTGAAAGACTGTATCGCGATTCTCGAGTCGGCTCTGATTCCCGATCAGCCGGCCTGA
- the plsB gene encoding glycerol-3-phosphate 1-O-acyltransferase PlsB, translated as MRPMPDQTQFTFSDGGSQPSAPPPSPKPGDEVTVRAASRLGRKRPLWAKIFGRLMAPWVELKIEPDDVLSVSPDHRPIVYVLEDYGMSNALILERAARESGMPSPLVPLPHDPVGRKRAYLALSRRNIGGTLERAMEIATGNEHPKHGKNRSESLARLIAAHRADPTLDVLLVPVSIYVGRAPEKQKGWFSVLFSENWQLVGRFRRFLSLLLNGRDTLVRFSPPIELRTIADEGLPEAQTVRKLSRVLRTHFNRVRAAVVGPDLSTRRLLIDNVLSAPDVRSAIEDQARRDGSKVGEAWKKAHAYAWEIASDYSHTVVRSASLILQPVWSRIYRGLLVHHLEKLKAVAPGNEIIYVPCHRSHMDYLLISYLLFREGIVPPHIAAGINLNLPVVGTILRKGGAFFIRRSFRGNALYSDVFNEYVAQLVAGGYPIEYFIEGGRSRTGRLLQPKGGMISMTVRAYLRAPVRPVLFQPVYIGYEKLMEGNSYKDELSGKSKQKESIFGLISGIPKVLRSNYGQVVVNFGEPIRLNDVLAEHAKDWDGKPVAESDRPDWLSTTIAELSNQVMININRAADVNPINLLALALLSTPKNSMSETDLIDQIRLSQRLLQELPYSDRITVTPHTPEQIIAHGEEINVIVRVKHPLGDVLRIEDADKAIQLTYFRNNVLHLFTTVAWIASCFHHNRRLARATAVRLGKSMYPFLQQELFLPWTDEEFGERLERFLEVFIREGLLEQGESENGPVLYRGVGESDEVFRLRALGHPLQQAFERYYIAISILAKNGPGTLTATQLESLCHLAAQRLSLLYSPAAPEFFDKSLFRGFIQKLREMRLVWPDDQSRLLFDDRLKTWAKDAKVILGREMRHALEKVSPEHVAE; from the coding sequence ATTCGCCCAATGCCTGACCAGACCCAATTCACATTTTCGGACGGCGGTTCCCAGCCGTCCGCCCCGCCACCGTCGCCCAAACCCGGCGACGAAGTGACCGTGCGCGCTGCGTCGCGTTTAGGACGCAAACGCCCGCTCTGGGCGAAAATTTTCGGGCGTCTGATGGCGCCATGGGTCGAACTGAAAATTGAGCCTGACGATGTCTTGAGCGTATCGCCGGACCATCGGCCGATCGTCTATGTGCTCGAAGACTACGGCATGTCGAACGCGCTGATACTTGAGCGCGCCGCACGTGAATCCGGCATGCCCTCGCCGCTGGTGCCGCTGCCGCACGACCCGGTGGGTCGCAAGCGCGCGTATCTCGCCCTGTCCCGCCGCAATATCGGTGGCACGCTCGAGCGCGCGATGGAGATCGCCACCGGCAATGAACATCCGAAACACGGCAAGAACCGTTCGGAGTCTTTGGCGCGTTTGATTGCTGCGCACCGTGCGGATCCGACCTTGGATGTCTTGTTGGTGCCAGTGTCAATTTACGTCGGTCGGGCGCCGGAAAAACAAAAAGGCTGGTTCTCGGTGTTGTTCTCCGAAAACTGGCAATTGGTCGGGCGTTTCCGTCGTTTCCTCTCATTGCTGTTGAACGGCCGCGATACCTTGGTGCGTTTTTCGCCGCCGATCGAACTGCGCACGATTGCCGATGAGGGTCTTCCGGAAGCGCAAACCGTGCGCAAGTTGTCGCGCGTGCTGCGTACGCACTTCAACCGTGTGCGCGCCGCCGTGGTCGGTCCCGACTTGTCCACCCGTCGTCTGCTGATTGACAACGTCCTGTCCGCACCCGATGTGCGTTCGGCCATTGAAGATCAAGCCCGCCGGGATGGCTCGAAGGTCGGCGAGGCCTGGAAGAAAGCGCATGCCTATGCGTGGGAAATCGCCTCCGATTACTCACACACCGTGGTGCGCTCGGCCAGCCTGATTTTGCAGCCGGTCTGGAGCCGCATCTATCGCGGCTTGTTGGTTCACCATCTGGAAAAACTGAAGGCCGTCGCGCCCGGCAATGAAATCATCTATGTGCCCTGCCACCGCAGCCACATGGACTACTTGCTGATCAGCTATCTGTTGTTCCGCGAAGGCATCGTTCCCCCGCATATCGCGGCAGGCATCAATTTGAACCTGCCGGTTGTCGGCACGATTTTGCGCAAAGGCGGCGCGTTCTTCATCCGTCGCAGCTTCCGCGGCAACGCCTTGTACTCCGATGTCTTCAACGAATATGTCGCGCAGTTGGTGGCGGGCGGCTACCCCATCGAGTACTTCATCGAAGGTGGCCGTTCGCGCACCGGCCGATTACTGCAACCCAAGGGCGGCATGATCTCGATGACCGTTCGCGCCTATTTGCGTGCGCCGGTGCGCCCGGTGTTGTTCCAACCTGTCTACATCGGCTACGAAAAGCTGATGGAGGGCAACAGCTACAAGGACGAGCTGTCGGGCAAGTCGAAACAGAAAGAATCCATTTTCGGGCTGATCTCGGGCATTCCCAAGGTGCTGCGCAGCAACTACGGCCAAGTTGTGGTCAACTTCGGCGAGCCGATCCGACTCAACGATGTGCTGGCGGAACACGCGAAAGACTGGGATGGCAAGCCGGTGGCGGAAAGTGATCGCCCCGACTGGCTCAGCACCACCATCGCCGAGCTGTCGAACCAGGTGATGATCAACATCAACCGCGCGGCAGACGTCAATCCGATCAACCTGCTGGCATTGGCCTTGTTGTCGACGCCGAAGAACTCGATGAGCGAGACCGACCTCATCGACCAGATCCGTTTGTCGCAACGTCTGCTGCAGGAATTGCCGTATTCCGACCGCATCACGGTGACGCCGCACACACCGGAGCAAATCATTGCCCATGGCGAAGAAATCAACGTCATCGTCCGGGTCAAACATCCGCTGGGTGACGTGCTGCGCATTGAAGACGCAGACAAAGCGATCCAACTGACCTATTTCCGCAACAACGTGTTGCACCTGTTCACCACCGTGGCTTGGATCGCGAGCTGCTTTCACCACAACCGGCGTTTGGCGCGCGCCACCGCCGTGCGTTTGGGCAAGAGCATGTACCCGTTCCTGCAGCAGGAGCTGTTCCTGCCATGGACGGACGAAGAGTTCGGTGAACGACTGGAACGCTTCCTCGAAGTATTCATCCGCGAAGGCTTGTTGGAGCAAGGCGAATCCGAAAACGGACCTGTGCTCTACCGGGGCGTCGGAGAATCGGACGAGGTGTTCCGCTTGCGTGCGTTGGGCCATCCGCTGCAACAGGCCTTCGAACGCTATTACATCGCGATTTCCATCTTGGCGAAGAACGGTCCCGGCACATTGACGGCAACGCAATTGGAAAGCCTTTGCCACTTGGCGGCGCAACGTTTGTCTTTGCTGTATTCGCCGGCCGCACCGGAATTTTTCGACAAGTCACTGTTCCGCGGCTTCATCCAGAAGCTGCGCGAAATGCGCTTGGTCTGGCCGGATGATCAAAGCCGTCTTTTGTTTGATGACCGGCTGAAAACCTGGGCCAAGGATGCGAAAGTGATCTTGGGCCGGGAAATGCGCCATGCCTTGGAAAAGGTGAGTCCGGAACACGTGGCGGAATAA
- a CDS encoding 5'-nucleotidase, lipoprotein e(P4) family, with the protein MKSNSLVLCSAVVIALAGLSACKPTAPSATAPAPQDKSAATAAAPADKTPAAATDGPHDNLNAVVWMQRSAEYREVTRTIYRAATQQLDAALQAKDRDALVEDERKNSAKGLPPAIILDVDETVLDNSPYQARLIRNGKDFDDLTWDQWVAEKKAKAVPGAVEFTQAAAKKGITVLYVSNRATHLKDATIANLKALGYPVKDDSVFLGLGTFVKDCEQNGSEKLCRRMHAGQSYRVLMQFGDQLGDFVQVISNAPDARDALAAKYDSWFGERWFMLPNPSYGSWEPALFNNAWDQPAETRRKMKRDALDVQN; encoded by the coding sequence ATGAAGTCCAATTCCCTAGTGTTGTGCAGCGCGGTCGTGATCGCCTTGGCGGGTCTGTCTGCGTGCAAGCCAACCGCGCCCTCGGCGACGGCGCCGGCGCCCCAAGACAAGTCAGCAGCAACGGCAGCCGCCCCGGCAGACAAAACACCGGCGGCGGCGACCGACGGGCCGCACGACAATTTGAATGCCGTCGTCTGGATGCAACGCTCTGCCGAATACCGCGAAGTCACGCGTACCATTTATCGCGCCGCCACCCAGCAACTGGACGCCGCATTGCAGGCCAAGGATCGTGATGCGCTGGTCGAAGACGAGCGCAAGAATTCCGCCAAAGGTTTGCCGCCCGCGATCATTCTGGACGTGGATGAAACGGTGCTCGACAACTCGCCCTACCAAGCACGCTTGATCCGCAACGGTAAGGATTTTGACGATCTGACTTGGGACCAATGGGTTGCCGAAAAGAAGGCCAAAGCGGTGCCAGGCGCCGTCGAATTCACCCAGGCCGCTGCGAAGAAAGGCATCACGGTGTTGTACGTTTCGAATCGCGCAACGCATTTGAAAGACGCCACCATCGCCAACTTGAAGGCCTTGGGCTACCCGGTGAAAGACGACTCCGTCTTCCTGGGCTTGGGCACCTTCGTGAAAGATTGCGAGCAGAACGGCTCTGAAAAACTCTGCCGCCGTATGCACGCCGGTCAAAGCTATCGCGTGCTCATGCAGTTCGGCGACCAACTCGGCGATTTCGTGCAAGTGATTTCCAATGCACCGGATGCACGTGACGCACTGGCCGCGAAATACGACAGCTGGTTCGGCGAACGCTGGTTCATGTTGCCGAATCCGAGCTACGGCAGCTGGGAGCCGGCATTGTTCAATAACGCATGGGACCAACCGGCGGAAACGCGCCGCAAAATGAAGCGTGATGCCTTGGATGTGCAAAACTAA